From the genome of Gammaproteobacteria bacterium:
ACAGTAAAAATCCCTCCACTAAAAAAATCTTCTAATAAAAAAATAAAAACAAGTATTATATTATTGTTATCGAGAGCTAACCCAGTATATTTCGTGCCACCCGCAAGACCAAATGTACTAAAATAACTCAACCGTATTGCACTGGCAGAAAGCATTAAAAAAGCGCCAACTAAAAATAGTGGCTCAAATTTTCCATAGCTCAACAGAAGTATAGCCGGCGTAACACCATAACTAACAATATCAATTAAAACATCAAGTTGCCCACCAAAATCTCGGTCATCGCCAGTGCGCCCTTTCATTTTTCTTGCGACAAGACCATCCGCCCAGTCAAAAGCAACAGCCCAGATCATGCCAATCATTGCTGCCGCATAAACACCCAAAATACTGTAGTAAATAGCTAAGAGAGTACAGGCCAACCCTGCAAGTGAACACAAATTTGGCAGGTCTTTTACAAAAGAAAGAATAGTCGGCTGAAACGTCCGAGGCGAAACATTATCTGTGG
Proteins encoded in this window:
- a CDS encoding CDP-alcohol phosphatidyltransferase family protein produces the protein MATDNVSPRTFQPTILSFVKDLPNLCSLAGLACTLLAIYYSILGVYAAAMIGMIWAVAFDWADGLVARKMKGRTGDDRDFGGQLDVLIDIVSYGVTPAILLLSYGKFEPLFLVGAFLMLSASAIRLSYFSTFGLAGGTKYTGLALDNNNIILVFIFLLEDFFSGGIFTVILYVSGVGLAALNVSQIKTPKLSGNPVNVYILAIYTLGITVIYGWKLL